A window of Aerococcus urinae contains these coding sequences:
- a CDS encoding helix-turn-helix domain-containing protein, which yields MRSNRKHSPAELAKYIHLYEEGTSYAELCDQYGLSIDSSVFREYYLKYLEHGFAGLESQTKNNSYSEKFKQNVVQEYLNTDISITKIARKYNIPSFSTVRNWITKYTKREELKGYHPKPEVYTMKSQKKTYQEKVDIVKDFLETGMSYKETAEKHKVSYNNVYSWVQKYKKYGPNGLIDSRGRRKPMSIQNEEEKLRTELAALKARNEYLETENAALKKLKEVERELMSDGQNIKQSSKQSKN from the coding sequence ATGCGTTCAAATAGAAAGCATTCACCAGCAGAGTTGGCTAAATACATCCATCTTTATGAAGAAGGAACTTCCTATGCCGAGCTTTGTGATCAATATGGTCTCTCAATTGATTCATCTGTCTTTAGAGAATATTATCTCAAATATCTAGAACATGGCTTTGCAGGGCTGGAATCACAGACAAAGAATAATTCTTATAGTGAAAAGTTTAAGCAGAACGTCGTTCAAGAATACTTGAATACAGACATCTCAATTACAAAAATTGCTAGAAAATACAATATCCCTAGCTTTTCTACTGTAAGGAATTGGATTACTAAGTATACTAAAAGGGAAGAATTAAAGGGCTACCACCCTAAACCCGAGGTGTATACAATGAAAAGCCAAAAGAAAACCTATCAGGAAAAAGTTGATATTGTTAAAGATTTTCTTGAAACAGGAATGTCTTATAAAGAGACTGCTGAAAAACATAAAGTTTCCTACAATAATGTTTACTCATGGGTCCAAAAGTATAAGAAATATGGTCCCAATGGGCTCATTGATAGTAGAGGACGCCGCAAACCGATGAGTATTCAAAATGAAGAAGAGAAGTTACGTACAGAATTAGCTGCGCTTAAAGCACGTAATGAATACTTAGAAACGGAAAATGCTGCTCTAAAAAAATTGAAAGAAGTGGAAAGAGAGTTGATGTCCGACGGACAAAATATCAAGCAGAGTTCAAAACAATCGAAAAATTAA